One genomic region from Zalophus californianus isolate mZalCal1 chromosome 2, mZalCal1.pri.v2, whole genome shotgun sequence encodes:
- the LAMTOR3 gene encoding ragulator complex protein LAMTOR3, whose translation MADDLKRFLYKKLPSVEGLHAIVVSDRDGVPVIKVANDNAPEHALRPGFLSTFALATDQGSKLGLSKNKSIICYYNTYQVVQFNRLPLVVSFIASSNANTGLIVSLEKELAPLFEELRQVVEVS comes from the exons ATGGCGGAT GACCTAAAGCGATTCCTGTATAAGAAATTACCAAG tgttGAAGGGCTCCATGCTATTGTTGTGTCAGATAGAGATGGAGTCCCAGTTATTAAAG TGGCCAATGATAATGCCCCAGAACATGCTTTGAGACCTGGTTTCTTATCTACTTTTGCCCTTGCAACAGACCAAGGGAGCAAACTTggactttcaaaaaataaaagtatcatcTGTTACTATAACACCTACCAG GTGGTTCAATTCAATCGTTTACCTTTGGTGGTGAGTTTCATAGCCAGCAGCAATGCCAATACAG GACTCATTGTCAGCCTGGAAAAGGAACTTGCTCCATTATTTGAAGAATTGAGACAAGTTGTGGAAGTTTCTTAA